One segment of Dolichospermum sp. DET69 DNA contains the following:
- the gyrB gene encoding DNA topoisomerase (ATP-hydrolyzing) subunit B codes for MTSSYSADQIQVLEGLEAVRKRPGMYIGTTGPRGLHHLVYEVVDNSVDEALAGYCTHVEVDINADGSVTVTDDGRGIPTGIHPKTGKSALETVLTVLHAGGKFGGGGYKVSGGLHGVGISVVNALSEFVEVTVWRDHKVHNQRYERSFPVTELVAQPYAEDRTGTSITFKPDTQIFTTSIEFDYITLSGRLRELAYLNAGVRIIFTDHRLEILKSDTPRIETYEYKGGIKEYIAYMNREKQPLHEEIIYVQGERNNVQVEVALQWCTDAYTDNVLGFANNIRTIDGGTHLEGLKAVLTRTLNATARKRNKIKEGESNLSGEHVREGLTAVISVKVVDPEFEGQTKTKLGNTEVRGIVDSFVGEVLTEYLDFHPGIADSILDKAIQAFKAAEAARHARELVRRKSVLESSPLPGKLADCSSRDPAESEIYIVEGDSAGGCFHGDTLVALVDGRSLSFKEIVAEQAIGKEHFCYTIRNNGTIGVERIINPRMTKANAEVIKVTLDNGETIVCTPDHRFMLRDGSYKQAAFLTPDDSLMPLYQQISDINNPGITINGYEMVWNPRSDSWQQWTPEFRAQHHATLQQTYYRKTITVLKQIEVEQGKLDLEVYNTYRKQTKDKSLLRFDSFCQRYFEGNPALAYEAVANYNHRIVSIERLAEQVDVYDIEVPETHNFALASGVFVHNSAKQGRDRRTQAILPLRGKILNIEKTDDAKIYKNNEIQSLITALGLGVKGEEFNAAQLRYHHIVLMTDADVDGAHIRTLLLTFFYRYQRALIEQGFIYIACPPLYKVERGKNYQYCYSERELQQHLGTLPSNANYTIQRFKGLGEMMPAQLWTTTMNPETRTLKRVEIEDAAEADRIFTILMGDRVAPRREFIETYGSKLNMTDLDI; via the coding sequence ATGACGAGCAGTTACAGTGCCGATCAGATTCAAGTTCTGGAAGGTCTGGAAGCCGTCCGCAAACGACCAGGGATGTACATTGGTACTACAGGTCCGCGAGGACTCCACCATTTAGTTTACGAGGTAGTGGACAACTCAGTTGATGAAGCTTTAGCAGGTTACTGTACCCATGTTGAAGTGGATATCAATGCTGATGGTTCTGTCACCGTAACAGATGATGGTCGGGGTATTCCTACCGGTATTCACCCCAAAACAGGGAAATCAGCTTTAGAAACAGTGTTAACTGTTCTCCATGCTGGTGGTAAGTTTGGTGGTGGTGGCTATAAAGTTTCCGGTGGTTTACACGGAGTCGGTATTTCTGTAGTTAACGCCTTATCTGAGTTTGTCGAAGTTACGGTTTGGCGAGATCACAAGGTACATAACCAACGGTATGAACGGAGTTTCCCCGTTACGGAATTGGTAGCACAGCCTTATGCAGAAGATAGAACTGGTACTTCTATTACCTTTAAGCCAGATACACAAATTTTTACCACCAGCATAGAATTCGATTACATTACTTTATCAGGACGTTTGCGCGAGTTGGCGTATCTGAATGCAGGTGTCAGAATTATTTTTACGGATCATCGTTTAGAAATCCTGAAAAGTGACACACCGAGAATAGAAACTTACGAATACAAGGGTGGTATTAAAGAGTATATCGCCTACATGAATCGGGAGAAGCAACCTCTCCATGAAGAAATTATCTATGTCCAGGGGGAACGCAACAACGTCCAAGTAGAAGTTGCTCTCCAGTGGTGTACTGATGCTTACACAGATAATGTCCTCGGCTTTGCTAATAATATTCGGACTATTGATGGTGGTACACACCTAGAAGGTTTAAAAGCAGTTTTAACTCGGACATTAAATGCGACGGCTCGCAAACGGAACAAAATTAAAGAAGGTGAATCTAACCTCAGTGGTGAACACGTTCGCGAAGGTTTAACCGCTGTAATTTCTGTCAAAGTCGTAGATCCTGAATTTGAAGGACAAACCAAAACTAAACTAGGAAATACAGAAGTTCGCGGTATCGTTGATTCTTTTGTCGGTGAAGTCCTCACGGAGTATTTAGACTTTCATCCTGGTATAGCTGATTCCATTTTAGACAAAGCTATTCAAGCCTTTAAAGCCGCTGAAGCTGCCCGTCATGCACGGGAATTAGTCCGCCGGAAATCGGTATTAGAATCTTCGCCGCTACCTGGTAAATTAGCAGATTGTAGTTCTCGTGATCCTGCTGAATCGGAAATATACATCGTAGAAGGCGATTCTGCCGGTGGCTGTTTTCATGGTGATACATTAGTAGCATTAGTTGATGGGCGATCGCTCAGTTTTAAAGAAATCGTCGCCGAACAAGCAATCGGCAAAGAGCATTTTTGCTATACCATTCGGAATAATGGCACTATTGGGGTAGAACGGATTATTAATCCCCGTATGACTAAAGCCAATGCTGAAGTCATCAAAGTAACATTAGATAATGGTGAAACAATTGTTTGCACACCGGATCATCGCTTTATGTTACGCGATGGCAGCTATAAGCAAGCTGCATTTTTAACCCCTGATGATTCCCTCATGCCTCTATATCAGCAAATATCTGATATAAACAATCCAGGGATTACCATTAATGGCTATGAAATGGTTTGGAATCCCCGTTCTGATTCTTGGCAGCAATGGACACCTGAATTTCGCGCCCAACATCATGCTACTTTGCAGCAAACCTACTATCGCAAAACGATTACTGTCCTCAAGCAGATTGAAGTTGAGCAAGGTAAGCTTGATTTAGAAGTTTATAACACCTATCGAAAACAGACAAAAGACAAGTCTTTATTACGGTTTGATAGTTTCTGTCAACGTTACTTTGAAGGTAATCCAGCCTTAGCTTATGAAGCTGTTGCTAATTACAACCACCGCATTGTCAGTATTGAACGGTTAGCAGAACAGGTGGATGTTTACGATATCGAAGTTCCTGAAACCCATAACTTCGCCTTAGCTAGTGGTGTATTTGTTCACAATAGCGCCAAGCAAGGACGCGATCGCCGTACCCAAGCAATTCTCCCGCTTCGTGGTAAAATTCTTAACATCGAAAAAACCGACGATGCCAAAATCTATAAAAATAACGAAATTCAATCGTTAATTACGGCACTTGGTTTAGGTGTCAAAGGTGAAGAATTCAACGCCGCGCAATTACGATATCATCATATAGTCTTAATGACTGATGCTGACGTAGATGGAGCGCACATCCGCACGCTGTTATTAACATTTTTCTATCGTTATCAACGGGCGCTGATTGAACAAGGATTCATCTATATTGCTTGTCCTCCACTCTACAAAGTAGAACGGGGCAAAAATTACCAGTATTGTTATAGCGAACGGGAATTGCAACAGCACCTTGGTACTCTTCCCAGCAATGCTAATTATACCATTCAGCGTTTTAAAGGTTTGGGGGAAATGATGCCTGCACAACTGTGGACAACCACCATGAATCCTGAAACTCGTACCCTCAAACGAGTGGAAATTGAAGACGCAGCCGAAGCTGATCGGATTTTTACCATCTTAATGGGTGATCGTGTCGCACCCCGTCGGGAATTCATTGAAACCTATGGTTCTAAACTGAATATGACAGATTTAGATATCTAA
- a CDS encoding ADP-ribosylglycohydrolase family protein, translating into MAKYIDQFRYIETFKLYYAEYPELGYSDKFREWAKSDSTEAYNSWGNSSAMRVSSIGSVFDDLNTVLQEAQSSAEVTHNHPEGIKGAQATAATIFLARTGYDKSSIRSYVQKSFGYNLKPTLAEIRPTYEFNESCLESVPQAITAFLESTDFEDAIRNAISIGGDSNTIACITGSIAEAFYGGVPQEIAEWALSKLDEQLWQVTDKFMSQYYA; encoded by the coding sequence ATAGCTAAATATATTGACCAATTTCGATATATTGAAACCTTCAAATTATACTACGCTGAATATCCAGAACTTGGTTATAGTGATAAATTTCGAGAATGGGCAAAATCCGATAGCACCGAAGCCTACAATAGTTGGGGGAACAGTTCAGCCATGCGGGTTAGTTCCATAGGATCTGTCTTTGATGATCTTAATACTGTATTACAAGAAGCTCAAAGCAGTGCCGAAGTTACCCACAACCATCCTGAAGGCATTAAGGGCGCACAGGCAACCGCAGCCACCATCTTTTTAGCGCGGACAGGGTATGATAAATCTAGTATTAGGTCTTATGTCCAAAAATCCTTTGGCTACAACTTAAAACCTACTTTAGCCGAAATTAGACCAACTTATGAATTCAATGAATCTTGCCTAGAATCCGTTCCCCAAGCTATTACTGCCTTTTTAGAATCTACAGATTTTGAAGACGCAATTCGTAATGCTATTTCTATTGGTGGTGATAGTAACACCATAGCTTGTATTACAGGTAGTATTGCTGAAGCCTTTTATGGTGGTGTACCCCAAGAAATCGCCGAATGGGCATTATCAAAATTAGATGAGCAACTTTGGCAGGTAACTGATAAGTTTATGTCACAATATTATGCTTAA
- a CDS encoding VOC family protein gives MQYNSIIVTIATVNFDNIVSFYTQLLEQKPNKLIPHIYAEFQLAGLKLGIFTPKSANEPEFVTNAQSPLSLCLEVNNLETAISHLTSLGYPPPGMTCTASHGIEIYAYDPDGNRLILHQSK, from the coding sequence ATGCAATATAATAGTATAATCGTTACTATAGCCACAGTTAATTTTGACAATATAGTCAGTTTCTATACTCAATTGCTAGAACAAAAACCGAATAAATTAATTCCCCATATTTATGCTGAGTTTCAACTTGCTGGGTTAAAATTAGGTATTTTTACACCTAAATCAGCAAATGAACCGGAATTTGTCACTAATGCCCAAAGTCCCCTAAGTTTGTGTTTAGAAGTAAATAATTTAGAAACTGCCATATCTCACCTAACATCTTTAGGCTATCCCCCACCCGGAATGACTTGCACAGCTTCCCACGGAATAGAAATTTACGCTTATGACCCCGACGGCAACCGTTTAATTTTACATCAATCAAAGTAA
- a CDS encoding efflux RND transporter permease subunit — MLFSSFLVQSPVPIGGQQTNSQYQFTLQSLNIEELREYLPKLLNRIRVIPGLRSVDSDLQLSTPQIQVQVDHAKAATLGITAAQVQKTLSYAYGSSQVSTIYSPNNQFYVILELTPEYQRDPNALAMLYVRSNNGKLIPLSAIANIIQTVAPLTVNHLSQLPSATISFDTLPEFSLNQATAAIQKLAEEILPATITTNFQGSAQVFNQSFGDLGWLLLISIVVIYLILGILYEDFIHPITILSGLPAAGFGALLTLYIFQVELNLYSFIGIILLVGIVKKNGIMLVDFAIESQRQSGKTPVMAIYQACLVRFRPIMMTTMAALIGTLPIALGTGTGSEARRPLGIAIVGGLLFSQILTLYLTPVFYTYMESLRKKLNRQNKNNRNGYSKLRAASPNSQNINSVDIN; from the coding sequence CTGCTTTTCTCTAGCTTTTTAGTCCAAAGTCCAGTTCCTATTGGTGGACAACAAACTAATTCTCAATATCAATTTACATTACAAAGTTTAAATATAGAAGAATTGCGAGAATATTTACCAAAGTTATTAAATAGAATTAGAGTGATACCGGGTTTGCGAAGTGTGGATAGTGATTTGCAACTTAGCACTCCTCAAATACAAGTTCAGGTTGATCATGCGAAAGCTGCAACTTTAGGGATTACAGCCGCACAAGTACAAAAAACTCTTAGTTATGCTTATGGTTCTAGTCAGGTTTCTACTATTTATAGTCCGAATAATCAATTTTATGTAATTTTAGAATTAACGCCAGAATATCAACGTGATCCAAATGCTTTAGCTATGCTTTATGTGCGCTCAAATAATGGTAAATTAATTCCTTTGAGTGCGATCGCTAATATAATCCAAACAGTTGCACCTTTGACTGTTAATCACCTATCTCAACTGCCTTCTGCAACTATATCTTTTGATACTTTACCTGAATTTTCTTTAAATCAAGCAACAGCAGCTATTCAGAAACTGGCCGAAGAAATTCTTCCTGCCACAATTACAACTAATTTTCAAGGTTCGGCACAGGTTTTTAATCAGTCTTTTGGAGATTTAGGTTGGTTATTACTAATATCTATTGTGGTAATTTATCTAATTCTAGGGATTCTTTATGAAGATTTTATTCACCCAATTACTATTCTTTCTGGTTTACCTGCGGCGGGTTTTGGTGCATTATTAACACTATATATTTTTCAGGTGGAATTAAATCTTTACTCGTTTATTGGCATTATTTTACTAGTGGGTATTGTGAAGAAAAATGGAATTATGTTGGTAGATTTTGCCATTGAATCCCAGCGTCAATCAGGAAAAACCCCAGTAATGGCAATTTATCAAGCTTGTTTAGTACGTTTTCGTCCCATTATGATGACAACTATGGCGGCGTTAATTGGAACTTTACCAATTGCTTTAGGAACGGGAACAGGTTCAGAAGCGCGTCGTCCCTTGGGAATTGCGATTGTTGGCGGTTTGTTATTTTCGCAAATTTTGACTTTGTATTTAACGCCAGTTTTTTATACCTATATGGAATCATTGAGAAAGAAACTAAATCGCCAAAACAAAAATAATCGGAATGGCTACTCCAAATTGAGAGCAGCAAGTCCTAATTCTCAAAACATCAATAGTGTGGATATAAATTAG
- the rpoD gene encoding RNA polymerase sigma factor RpoD: MNQANNVLENIYQPDLEMINPPEIELQALLIEEEEDLLLTDDGEIDDFLEPQSDEDDAKSGKAAKSRRRTTTTKKKHYTEDSIRLYLQEIGRIRLLRADEEIELARKIAELLELERARERLCERLERNPRDSEWAAEVSLPLPTFRYRLHVGRRAKDKMVQSNLRLVVSIAKKYMNRGLSFQDLIQEGSLGLIRAAEKFDHEKGYKFSTYATWWIRQAITRAIADQSRTIRLPVHLYETISRIKKTTKLLSQEMGRKPTEEEIATRMEMTIEKLRFIAKSAQLPISLETPIGKEEDSRLGDFIESDGETPEDQVSKNLLREDLEKVLDSLSPRERDVLRLRYGLDDGRMKTLEEIGQIFNVTRERIRQIEAKALRKLRHPNRNSVLKEYIR; this comes from the coding sequence ATGAACCAGGCTAACAACGTACTCGAAAATATTTATCAGCCTGACCTAGAAATGATAAATCCGCCTGAGATCGAATTACAAGCACTCTTAATAGAAGAAGAAGAGGACTTACTGCTGACTGATGACGGCGAAATTGATGATTTTTTAGAGCCTCAGTCTGATGAGGACGACGCAAAGTCTGGAAAAGCCGCTAAATCGCGTCGTCGGACAACAACTACCAAGAAAAAGCACTACACCGAAGATTCAATTCGTTTGTACTTGCAAGAAATTGGGCGGATTCGTTTGTTACGCGCAGACGAAGAAATTGAACTAGCGCGGAAAATTGCTGAATTACTGGAACTAGAACGAGCGCGGGAAAGGCTTTGTGAACGCCTAGAACGCAATCCTAGAGACAGTGAATGGGCCGCAGAAGTATCATTACCATTACCAACCTTTCGTTATCGCCTCCACGTTGGCCGCCGAGCGAAAGACAAAATGGTACAATCTAACCTACGGCTTGTAGTTTCCATTGCCAAAAAATACATGAATCGAGGCTTGTCCTTCCAAGACTTGATTCAAGAAGGTAGTTTGGGTTTGATTCGTGCGGCTGAAAAGTTTGATCACGAAAAAGGCTATAAGTTTTCTACCTACGCTACATGGTGGATACGTCAAGCAATTACTAGAGCGATCGCTGATCAGTCCCGGACTATCCGTCTACCTGTTCATCTTTACGAAACCATATCACGGATTAAGAAAACCACCAAACTCCTATCCCAAGAAATGGGACGCAAGCCCACAGAAGAAGAAATTGCCACTCGCATGGAAATGACCATCGAGAAACTGCGGTTTATTGCTAAATCAGCCCAGTTACCAATTTCCTTAGAAACACCTATCGGTAAAGAAGAAGACTCCCGTTTAGGCGATTTTATTGAATCTGATGGTGAAACCCCAGAAGATCAAGTTTCTAAGAACTTGCTGCGGGAAGACCTAGAAAAAGTCCTCGATAGTCTCAGCCCCCGTGAAAGAGACGTTCTCCGACTGCGCTATGGTTTAGATGATGGTCGCATGAAAACTCTGGAAGAAATCGGCCAGATTTTTAACGTCACCCGCGAACGGATTCGCCAAATCGAAGCCAAAGCACTCCGTAAATTACGCCACCCCAACCGTAACAGCGTATTGAAAGAGTATATCCGTTAG
- the ylqF gene encoding ribosome biogenesis GTPase YlqF, with translation MSITQNYKLNLIQWYPGHIAKAEKNLKEQLKRVDVVLEVRDIRIPITTNHPQMNEWVGTKARILVLNRVDMVLPQVRSQWIEWFKNRGEFPYFTNAQHGQGITAIIKAAQAAGIELNQRRIDRGMLPRPVRAVVIGFPNVGKSALINRLIGKRVVESAARPGVTRQLRWVRISDELQLLDAPGVIPARLDSQAAAIKLAICDDIGEAAYDNQLIAAAFIDIVNELQKTHSHSLPPHPFLKRYDLDSIMHTGEDYLQALAEHRYKGDIERTARQMITDFRKGLLGSIPLELPQI, from the coding sequence ATGTCAATAACACAAAATTACAAATTAAATCTGATTCAATGGTATCCCGGACACATTGCCAAAGCTGAGAAAAATCTCAAAGAACAGCTAAAACGGGTTGATGTAGTTTTAGAAGTGCGAGATATTCGTATTCCCATAACCACAAATCACCCACAAATGAATGAATGGGTAGGGACAAAAGCCCGAATATTGGTACTCAACCGAGTAGATATGGTTTTACCACAAGTGCGATCGCAATGGATAGAGTGGTTTAAAAATCGAGGTGAATTTCCATATTTTACCAACGCCCAACATGGTCAAGGTATCACTGCCATTATCAAAGCTGCTCAAGCAGCGGGGATAGAACTGAACCAACGCCGTATAGATAGAGGAATGTTACCTCGTCCTGTTCGTGCTGTCGTGATTGGTTTTCCCAATGTCGGTAAATCAGCTTTAATTAATCGGTTGATAGGAAAGCGAGTCGTAGAAAGCGCAGCCCGTCCCGGTGTTACCCGTCAACTGCGGTGGGTAAGAATTTCAGATGAACTACAATTACTAGATGCTCCTGGTGTCATTCCAGCCAGACTTGACAGCCAAGCCGCAGCTATCAAATTAGCTATTTGTGATGATATCGGTGAAGCGGCTTATGATAATCAACTCATAGCTGCGGCATTCATAGATATAGTTAATGAACTTCAGAAAACACATTCTCATTCATTACCACCACACCCATTTCTTAAACGCTATGATCTCGATTCCATCATGCACACAGGAGAAGACTATTTACAAGCCTTAGCAGAACATCGTTATAAGGGTGATATAGAACGCACAGCCAGACAAATGATCACTGATTTTCGGAAAGGACTTCTAGGTAGTATCCCCTTAGAATTACCACAAATTTAA
- the miaA gene encoding tRNA (adenosine(37)-N6)-dimethylallyltransferase MiaA → MTKLIVICGATATGKSGLALSLAQRLDTIILSADSRQVYRDFDIGTAKPNIAEQKLVPHYLIDICEPTQVMTLADYQEQAQALIASLAVKPLLLVGGTGLYIRSIVRGMKIPRVSPQLELRSQLESLGQHQLYQILQQVDPIATQKIHANDLVRTLRALEVYYATGIPISEQQGENPPNYPILQICLDSNAEHLDVRIRKRTEQMIADGLVGEVEYLCQKHGTDLSLLNTLGYQEIKQYLTGEINLEEAIDLIALHTRQFAKRQRTWFRQSPNIEYIDMDNPDLLESIWRRINEFI, encoded by the coding sequence ATGACTAAATTAATTGTAATTTGTGGGGCGACGGCGACGGGTAAATCCGGTTTAGCTTTAAGTTTAGCCCAGAGATTGGATACTATAATTCTGAGCGCTGATTCCCGTCAAGTATATCGTGATTTTGATATTGGTACAGCTAAACCAAATATAGCTGAACAAAAATTAGTTCCCCATTATTTAATAGACATCTGCGAACCAACTCAGGTAATGACATTAGCAGATTATCAGGAACAAGCACAAGCTTTAATTGCTAGTTTGGCAGTTAAGCCATTGTTGTTAGTAGGTGGGACTGGCTTATATATCCGTTCCATTGTGCGGGGAATGAAGATTCCTAGAGTATCACCACAACTAGAATTGCGATCGCAATTAGAATCTCTTGGTCAACATCAACTTTATCAAATATTGCAACAAGTTGATCCGATTGCTACCCAAAAAATTCACGCTAATGATTTGGTGCGAACATTAAGAGCTTTAGAAGTTTATTATGCAACTGGTATTCCTATTTCTGAACAACAGGGAGAAAATCCCCCTAATTATCCAATTTTACAAATTTGTTTAGATAGTAATGCAGAACATTTAGATGTGAGAATTCGCAAACGAACTGAACAAATGATTGCCGATGGTTTAGTTGGTGAAGTTGAATATCTCTGCCAAAAACATGGGACTGATTTATCTTTATTAAACACCTTGGGATATCAAGAAATTAAGCAATATTTGACGGGAGAAATTAACTTAGAAGAAGCTATAGATTTAATTGCTTTACATACAAGACAATTCGCAAAACGTCAACGGACTTGGTTTAGACAATCTCCGAATATTGAATATATTGATATGGATAATCCTGATTTATTAGAAAGTATTTGGCGGCGAATAAATGAGTTTATTTGA
- a CDS encoding transposase: MILTQLEKFRQSIYDSLGKARDAVFELMDAVLTSPSITSFVSLSQSPVFRRQWSSTYAALHDSRPPKRKLMKLVVQEVKTDEQPFLAGDNSFWGRPEAKILKERTFHGDSRGSIGIGQSYSTLAWIPEKDGSWALPLKHERITSFETPVSKAAFQLLQVTRELGKRPLAAYDRGYGNAKFVQATEKIEADLLLRLASNRCVWGIPDTYKGRGAPRKHGHKFKFNDPETWPEATETLEVEDPKVGKVKVMRWSGFHFLQSPNRAMEIIRVEILQPVGRNRQFQPLWLAWLGQTMPALEDLWHKYLRRFTLEHWYRFAKQRLHWTQPQLSSTRAAERWSDLMPLLTWQLWLAISACIDSPLPWQSTQDTLSPGRVAQAFPLILAVIGTPAQPPKTRGKSPGRPQGHQPPPRPRYPTVKKHPSKKPKSEETLKNADLTAA; encoded by the coding sequence ATGATCCTGACACAACTAGAAAAATTTCGCCAAAGTATCTATGATTCGTTGGGGAAGGCCAGAGATGCAGTATTTGAATTGATGGATGCAGTATTGACAAGTCCAAGTATCACATCATTTGTAAGCTTGTCACAAAGTCCAGTATTTAGACGGCAATGGTCAAGTACTTATGCAGCACTGCATGATAGTCGTCCACCGAAAAGGAAACTAATGAAACTAGTGGTACAAGAGGTAAAGACGGATGAACAGCCATTTCTGGCAGGAGATAATAGCTTTTGGGGACGACCAGAAGCAAAGATACTAAAAGAAAGAACATTTCATGGAGACTCCAGAGGGAGCATAGGTATCGGACAAAGTTATAGTACATTAGCCTGGATACCAGAGAAGGATGGGAGTTGGGCATTACCGTTGAAACATGAACGAATCACTAGCTTTGAAACGCCAGTAAGTAAAGCTGCATTTCAACTCTTACAAGTCACTCGTGAGTTAGGAAAAAGACCCCTTGCAGCCTATGACCGAGGCTATGGTAATGCCAAATTTGTGCAAGCCACGGAGAAGATTGAGGCAGACCTATTATTGCGGTTAGCATCCAACAGATGTGTATGGGGTATACCCGATACTTATAAAGGACGAGGCGCACCTCGTAAGCATGGTCATAAGTTTAAGTTCAATGACCCGGAAACTTGGCCAGAGGCAACTGAAACTTTAGAAGTGGAAGACCCGAAAGTTGGAAAGGTGAAAGTCATGCGTTGGAGTGGATTTCATTTCCTTCAATCCCCAAACCGGGCAATGGAAATCATCCGCGTCGAGATACTCCAACCAGTCGGACGCAATCGTCAGTTTCAACCCTTATGGCTGGCTTGGTTGGGTCAGACAATGCCTGCATTAGAGGATCTCTGGCACAAATATTTACGCCGTTTTACTCTAGAACATTGGTATCGTTTTGCGAAGCAAAGGTTACATTGGACACAGCCTCAACTTAGCTCAACTCGGGCAGCAGAACGATGGAGTGACCTAATGCCCCTGTTAACTTGGCAACTATGGTTAGCTATATCTGCCTGCATCGACTCCCCATTGCCTTGGCAATCAACTCAGGATACACTATCTCCAGGGCGTGTAGCACAAGCTTTTCCTCTAATTTTAGCTGTTATTGGCACTCCTGCCCAACCCCCCAAAACTCGCGGTAAATCACCTGGTCGCCCCCAAGGACATCAGCCACCTCCACGTCCCCGTTATCCTACTGTCAAAAAACACCCATCTAAAAAACCTAAATCAGAAGAAACACTTAAGAACGCTGACCTAACTGCTGCTTAG
- a CDS encoding tetratricopeptide repeat protein, with amino-acid sequence MQLSLIKYPILGIISLLLLAINIKPVSSTSLPTLILAQSTNSQAATDALNQGLQEIQLGKVEEAIAAFRQAIKLDPKLAAAHYNLGLALRQSGKLQPAADAFYQATQADSQFALAFANLGGALLEGNNLKLAQDYLNKALQLNPNLGFAHYNMGLLREQEKNWSSAIASFQKARTYSQNAPEPAYHLGICYLQQGKIEQAKVALNQAIKINPKYAEAYYNLGSILFNQGQLNEGLAAFRKSAAANSSYANAYYGAGLVFMQLKQYKEAIQVFQYAHNLYNIQGNVQWVKNSQQLLQQLENRKK; translated from the coding sequence ATGCAATTATCATTAATTAAATATCCTATCTTGGGGATAATCAGTCTTTTGTTATTAGCTATTAATATTAAACCAGTATCCTCCACTTCTTTACCTACCCTGATTCTAGCACAATCTACCAATAGTCAAGCAGCTACAGACGCTTTAAATCAAGGGTTGCAGGAAATACAGTTAGGAAAAGTAGAAGAAGCAATTGCCGCGTTTCGTCAAGCTATTAAATTAGATCCTAAATTAGCAGCAGCGCACTATAATTTGGGTTTAGCACTCCGACAATCAGGAAAGTTACAACCTGCGGCAGATGCTTTTTATCAAGCTACCCAAGCCGATTCTCAATTTGCTTTAGCTTTTGCAAATTTAGGTGGGGCTTTATTAGAGGGAAATAATTTAAAATTGGCGCAAGATTATTTAAATAAAGCTTTGCAATTAAATCCAAATTTGGGTTTTGCCCATTATAACATGGGGTTACTCAGGGAACAGGAGAAAAATTGGTCAAGTGCGATCGCCTCTTTTCAAAAAGCTAGAACCTATAGTCAAAATGCTCCAGAACCTGCCTACCATTTAGGTATATGTTATTTACAACAAGGAAAAATTGAGCAAGCGAAGGTAGCTTTAAATCAAGCCATTAAAATTAATCCCAAATATGCAGAAGCATACTATAATCTTGGTTCAATTTTATTTAATCAGGGTCAATTAAATGAAGGTTTAGCAGCTTTCAGAAAATCAGCCGCAGCTAATTCTAGTTATGCTAATGCCTATTATGGTGCCGGGTTAGTTTTTATGCAGTTAAAACAATACAAGGAAGCTATACAAGTCTTTCAATATGCACACAATTTATATAATATTCAAGGTAACGTACAGTGGGTTAAAAATTCCCAACAGTTATTACAACAGTTAGAGAATAGGAAAAAATGA